Part of the Aggregatilinea lenta genome, CAGGTGTGCGATTACCTCGAAGCGCACTTCGACGAGGGCATCACGCTGGCCGACCTGTCGCAGCAGGTGCACATCACGCCCTATCACCTGACGCGCCTGTTCAGCCAGCAGGTCGGCATCCCGCCGCACCGCTATCTGGAAAACGTGCGCGTCCGGCAGGCCGAGCGCCTGCTGACCTCCGGCATGCCCATTGCGGACGTGGCCTACGCGACGGGCTTTTCCAGCCAGAGCCACTTCACCCGCCGCTTCAAGCAGTTCATCGGCACGACCCCCGCCCAATTCGCCCAACAGCGCAAGATTGTGTAAGACACCGCGCCGTGCGTCGCATATCCTTCCCCTAGAGGCAGACAAAACAGCACTCGGAAGGATAGCTCTCATGTCGATGACGTTTGACACCAAGATCGCAATCGTGCTGTGCGACGATCTGGAAACGTGGCAGAAGCTGAACGTGACTGCGTTCGTCGCCAGCGCGGTGGTGGGGAAGACCGGCGAGATCCTCGGCGCGCCCTACCAGGATGCCGCCGGGAACCAGTACCTGCCGATGGTGATCCAGCCGATAATGATTTATCAGGCGAGCGCGCAGGAATTGGTCCGGGTCTACCAGCGGGCGCGCGAGCGCGAAGTGAAGTTAGCGATCTTCACCCGCGAGCTGTTCTCGACCGGCAACGACGACGACAACCGCGCCGCCGTCGCGGACAAGCTGCCAGAGCAGCTCGATCTGGTGGGCGTCGCCATGCGCGACCTGAAAAAAACCGTGGACAAGGTCACGAAGGGTCTGAAGTTCCACCCGTAAAAACGGCAGCAAAACAGGACCTTGCAGTGTTCCCTGACCTCACGCACAGCACACGATTCTGTGCTAGGATGACAGGCGAGGACGGTATAGGTGCGGGGGAGTGCGATCCGTATGTTTGACATGGCGGTTCCGGCGTGGGACATCGTACTGCGCACGACGGTGGTTTACCTGATCATCCTGATCGGGCTGCGGGTAGCAGGCAAGCGCGAGATCGGCCAGATGGCGATCTTCGACCTCGTCGTGCTGCTGCTGTTGGCGAATGCGGTACAGAACGCGATGGTCGGCCCCGACACGTCGCTGCTGGGCGGCGTGCTCGCCGCACTGGTGCTGCTGGCGCTCAACGGTATCGTGGCCCAGCTCCGGCTGCGCTGGCCCCGGTTAGGTCGTATCGTCGAAGGCTCGCCGACCGTCCTGGTGCTTCACGGCGAAGCCGTCACGCCGCACCTGCGGCGCGAGGGCATCGACCAGGAAACGCTGGAGGCCGCGCTGCGCGAACATGGCATCGCCAACATCCGTGACGTCGAAATGGCCGTGCTGGAGATTGATGGCAGCATCAGCATCGTGCCGGTGAACAGCACCCACCACGCGGTCAAACGAATCGCGAGGCCGTTTCAGAACCATTAAGGGGAATTGCGGCGCAAGGGCTGAAAAATTTGCCCACGAGCGTGGTACCCGACCGGATGATAGGGCGGACAGGGAAAAGCCCTACCCTCTGCGGTCGGCGATGAACTGTGCCTCGTCCGGCATCCATGCCCGGCGTGGGTGGGTGGAGAAAGCTCCGCCCACCCACGAGATCTGATCCACTAAGCAGGCCGTTAGCTCGACGCGCTGGCGTAACGCCGGACGCCCGTGCGGAACAGAACCGTTGCGCCCACGAACAGTGCCACCGCCAGCGCCAGACTGCCGAATGCCATCTCCGGCGCGAGATCGCCCGTTAGCGCCTGGGCGGGAATGGTCGTCATCACGCCAACCGGCACGATCCACGTCAGCACCAGCCGCACCCCGGCGGGATAGAGGCTGACTGGGTAGCGCGCCATCTGGAACAGGCCGTCGAACACCCACCCGAATAGGAAGCCGGGACTCCAGAAGATCATCCCGGCGAAGGCCAGCAGCAGCGAGTACATCACCAGCATACCCAGCGCCAGCAGCGCCAGGAACGCCGCGATCCGCCCGGCAGACAGCGTCGCGTCGAGCTGCGTCACCGCCGCGACGAGCACGCCCAGCCCCAGCACGAGATCGATCAGCGCGAAGGGCCGCCACTGGCGCACGCTCGCCAGAAATTGAATATCAACCGGGCGCAGCATCACGTAGTCGAGCCGCCCCGTCCACACATCGCCGTCCATCCCGGCCAGCGCGTCCAGGCTGGGCGAGATGAACAGCCCGCGCAGGGCGCTGATGCTCATAAACACGCCCAGGATCGCCAACGTGGAGGCGAACGTCCAGCCGCGCACGTCGTCCACCTGCCCGAATAACACCTCGATCCCGATCACGCCGCCCGCCAGGGTGATCAGCCCATAGACCAAACTGATCACGAAGTTAACCGGGTAGGCGATCTCCTGCTGCACGGACGCGCGCAGAAACTTCCAGATCAAGCGGATGTGGTGTCCCATCTCAGCCTCCCACCGCGGTATAGTGCCGCACGCCACGCCGCCACGTCAGCCGGTAGAGGCCCAGCGCAACGAGCAGCCAGCCGCCTTGCAGCGCGAACCCGGTCAGAATCTCCGCACCGGAAAGCCGCCCCATCAGCAGCTCGACCGGGAAGCCGAGCATGTACCGGAACGGCAGCAGCACCGCCAGTTGGTCGAGCGGCGCGGGCAGCAGCGCCGTCGGGGCGATCTGGCCCGCCAGCAGGAAGACCAGCGCCTCCTGAATGACCAGCAGCGCTTCCGTGCGCGTGAACCAGAACGACAGCAGCGCCTGGGCGTACCCCAGGAAGAAGCGCAGCGCCCACGCCAGTCCCAGCGCGACCACGAACAGCGCGATATTACCTACCGTGGTCGAGAGCGTCGGACGCAGGATCAGCGCCAGGACCACCGTCACCGGGATCACGAAGGTCATATACACGACCTTTCCGGCGATCTCGGACGCGATTGCGTCGAAAACGGGGGCCATCGGGTAGAGCAGCAGGCGGTTGAAGCTGCCCATCTGGATCATCATGCCCACCGTCCAGTACGTTTGCGAGTACGTGATCTGGTTGACGTTGATCAGCACGAGGTAGTAGGCGACGAACTGCCCGCGTGTCCAACCGTCCACCGCGCCCTGCCCCGCCGCCGTGGACCACACGAACAGGTAGATCAGTGGCCCGATCAGCCAGCCGAACGCCAGCAGAAAGAAGAAGCTGCGGCTCTGCATCCACGACGACCACGTGCGGCGTACCAGCATCCAGCCCGCGCGCACGTTCATACCGCACCGCCGGTGTAGATCTGGTCGATCACCGCTTCAATGGGCGGATTCTCGACGGCGAGATCGACCACCGGCAGCGCGCCGAGCAGCCGGGCTGTCACTGCCGCCGTATCCGCGCGGCTGGCGCGCAGCGTGATCGTGCCGTTTTCCCGCTCGATCAGCTCGGCCTGCGGCGGCAGATCGAGCGCGCCGTCCGCGTGATCGCCATCGAGCGTGAGGCGAATCAGCTTAAACGGCGCAAGCTTCTCGATCAGTCCAGCCAGCGGCCCGTCGTAGATCAGCTTGCCCTCATGGATGACGAGCAGCCGCGAGCAGAGCGCTTCCACGTCCGCCATGTAGTGGCTGGTGAGGATGATAGTCGCCCCGGTGCGGCGGTTGTACTCGCGGATGAACTCGCGCAGACGGCGCTGAACCGAAACATCCAGGCCCAGCGTCGGCTCGTCCAGAAACAGCACCGCCGGTTGGTGCAGCAGCGCCGCCACCAGCTCGCACTTCATGCGCTCGCCCAGCGAGAGCATCCGTACCGGCTTAGTGATCAGATCGGTGACGCCGAGCATGGCGGCCAGCTCGTCGATACGCCGCTGAAGCTCGCGCGGCGGAACCCGGTAGATCTCGCCCAGCACGGCATAGGAGTCCAGCGAGGGAATGTCCCACATCACCTGGCTTTTGTTGCCCATCACCATGCTGATCTGGCGCAAGTAATCCGGCCTGCGCTCCCAGGGAATTTCCCCCGCGACACGTACTTCGCCTGCCGTGGGGTGCAGCAGGCCAGAGAGGATCTTGAGGGTCGTGGTTTTCCCCGCGCCGTTCGGCCCGATGAAGCCCACAACCTCGCCCGGCTCGATATCGAAGCTGATGTCCCGAATCGCCTCTACGGTGGAGTGTTGGCGGCGAACCACTC contains:
- a CDS encoding DUF2000 family protein, whose protein sequence is MSMTFDTKIAIVLCDDLETWQKLNVTAFVASAVVGKTGEILGAPYQDAAGNQYLPMVIQPIMIYQASAQELVRVYQRAREREVKLAIFTRELFSTGNDDDNRAAVADKLPEQLDLVGVAMRDLKKTVDKVTKGLKFHP
- a CDS encoding DUF421 domain-containing protein: MFDMAVPAWDIVLRTTVVYLIILIGLRVAGKREIGQMAIFDLVVLLLLANAVQNAMVGPDTSLLGGVLAALVLLALNGIVAQLRLRWPRLGRIVEGSPTVLVLHGEAVTPHLRREGIDQETLEAALREHGIANIRDVEMAVLEIDGSISIVPVNSTHHAVKRIARPFQNH
- a CDS encoding ABC transporter permease, with amino-acid sequence MGHHIRLIWKFLRASVQQEIAYPVNFVISLVYGLITLAGGVIGIEVLFGQVDDVRGWTFASTLAILGVFMSISALRGLFISPSLDALAGMDGDVWTGRLDYVMLRPVDIQFLASVRQWRPFALIDLVLGLGVLVAAVTQLDATLSAGRIAAFLALLALGMLVMYSLLLAFAGMIFWSPGFLFGWVFDGLFQMARYPVSLYPAGVRLVLTWIVPVGVMTTIPAQALTGDLAPEMAFGSLALAVALFVGATVLFRTGVRRYASASS
- a CDS encoding ABC transporter permease produces the protein MNVRAGWMLVRRTWSSWMQSRSFFFLLAFGWLIGPLIYLFVWSTAAGQGAVDGWTRGQFVAYYLVLINVNQITYSQTYWTVGMMIQMGSFNRLLLYPMAPVFDAIASEIAGKVVYMTFVIPVTVVLALILRPTLSTTVGNIALFVVALGLAWALRFFLGYAQALLSFWFTRTEALLVIQEALVFLLAGQIAPTALLPAPLDQLAVLLPFRYMLGFPVELLMGRLSGAEILTGFALQGGWLLVALGLYRLTWRRGVRHYTAVGG
- a CDS encoding ABC transporter ATP-binding protein is translated as MSQVHVRNLQKSYQVPVRETGLKALRGVVRRQHSTVEAIRDISFDIEPGEVVGFIGPNGAGKTTTLKILSGLLHPTAGEVRVAGEIPWERRPDYLRQISMVMGNKSQVMWDIPSLDSYAVLGEIYRVPPRELQRRIDELAAMLGVTDLITKPVRMLSLGERMKCELVAALLHQPAVLFLDEPTLGLDVSVQRRLREFIREYNRRTGATIILTSHYMADVEALCSRLLVIHEGKLIYDGPLAGLIEKLAPFKLIRLTLDGDHADGALDLPPQAELIERENGTITLRASRADTAAVTARLLGALPVVDLAVENPPIEAVIDQIYTGGAV